The following are from one region of the Paenibacillus bovis genome:
- a CDS encoding substrate-binding domain-containing protein, giving the protein MRKMLWVYAVLVVALIIYIVQYQAQETSSAWNEQGMKGNINEKYVMITFQSGIEYWKSGLKGFEDAAEALDVSVDYQGSTRYDAREQAMIVEQAIAKKPAGIAISAIDSPLLVQAVNKAVDAGIPVVMFDAESPGSKSYSFLATDNRNAGDIAAGQMAERTGGSGQVAIITLGNQQNHKDRSGGFEEAIRQRYPQMKVVAVENDNGDAVLAEQLTTRLLTQYPKLKGIFITEATGAYGVGSAVKQHMQTGQTGSSKKPVIISFDTNKETLDMIRSGTIDATIAQGTWNMGYWSLQYLFHLHHGLTVPAPSLSGIVSPVPVRVDTGVSVVTRENVEDYYAK; this is encoded by the coding sequence TATGGGTGTATGCTGTGCTGGTCGTAGCCCTCATCATTTATATCGTACAATATCAGGCACAGGAGACCTCTTCCGCCTGGAATGAGCAGGGAATGAAAGGGAATATCAATGAAAAGTATGTCATGATCACGTTCCAATCCGGTATCGAGTACTGGAAAAGTGGACTCAAAGGATTCGAAGATGCAGCGGAAGCGCTGGACGTGTCGGTCGATTACCAGGGTTCTACCCGCTATGATGCCCGTGAGCAGGCAATGATCGTCGAACAGGCGATTGCCAAAAAGCCTGCCGGAATTGCCATTTCCGCAATTGATTCGCCGCTGCTCGTACAGGCAGTGAACAAGGCAGTCGACGCCGGTATTCCTGTGGTCATGTTCGACGCGGAATCTCCCGGCAGTAAATCGTATTCCTTTTTGGCGACAGATAACCGCAATGCAGGAGATATCGCTGCCGGACAAATGGCAGAGCGTACCGGTGGCAGCGGGCAGGTCGCGATTATTACGCTCGGCAATCAGCAGAATCACAAGGACCGCAGTGGAGGATTTGAAGAAGCGATCCGGCAGCGGTATCCGCAGATGAAGGTCGTCGCTGTCGAAAATGACAATGGTGACGCTGTGCTGGCCGAACAGCTGACGACCAGACTGCTGACTCAATATCCCAAGCTGAAAGGAATTTTTATCACCGAAGCGACCGGAGCCTATGGCGTCGGCTCGGCAGTGAAGCAGCATATGCAGACCGGTCAGACCGGCAGTTCCAAAAAGCCGGTCATTATCAGCTTTGATACCAACAAGGAGACACTGGACATGATTCGCTCGGGCACGATAGATGCGACAATCGCACAGGGGACATGGAATATGGGATACTGGTCGCTGCAGTATCTGTTTCACCTGCATCATGGATTGACCGTACCTGCCCCGTCGCTGAGCGGTATCGTCTCGCCGGTACCGGTACGGGTCGATACCGGAGTATCTGTAGTAACCCGCGAGAATGTAGAGGATTATTATGCAAAATAA
- a CDS encoding cache domain-containing sensor histidine kinase has protein sequence MQNKNTDGRLRSWLQQDWRRWHPENLPLRDQLIALFLLVGILPAILLGIMVNWTSDRIIEHQVTDNTFQLISKVNQTIDTYMQHMQSITYLISFDPNVDSFMNGRTEAQAQADKPPAGSGSFSPKDTKLSLSKEQQTTSRPSANIAASAGDDLSSSELAGTAGNGTLSGTSIYQIRQFLQGFTTVYPEIAGILVVNSRGEYISNEMYARSPESLTHEQWYRQAVEHQGIFTIVGHPAGRNATNHTNYRDSEVISVARSLNDPKTGEVRGVVLIDLKLRVIAQAAKDVTLGKTGYLMVTDSRGRQIYAPEGPFQQTVPAKLAAALAGGQQNVFTEEIQGQQLQFVYTTSSYTGWKTVGVFRFSESVAEARTIRFYVVIFLFFVCLFGLTASYGLSRSISQPIYRLSSLMQKAEAGDMTTRYMSSRRDEVGMLGRSFNRMINEIRNLIQLNKQQEQQKREAELRSLQAHIRPHFLYNTLDTIQWMARRKGAEDISGMIDSLSKLFRIGLSRGSDIITLSEEEQHVRSYLQIQETRYRDRLNYQLEVDESIRNVYVIKLLLQPIVENAIYHGIKARRGPGTIHIRAEQQEDKLIYTVEDDGAGISEERLSWLRKQLEHPLEVIGSQGPEPAGSYGLLNIQARIHLAYGTRYGLTMDHRAGGGTIVRVTQPLLWQFPTSLIRQGDEEE, from the coding sequence ATGCAAAATAAGAATACCGATGGACGTCTGCGAAGCTGGCTGCAGCAGGATTGGCGCCGTTGGCATCCGGAGAATCTGCCGCTGCGGGATCAGCTGATTGCACTGTTCCTGCTGGTGGGCATCTTGCCGGCTATTCTGCTAGGTATTATGGTCAATTGGACGTCCGACCGGATTATTGAACATCAGGTGACCGATAATACGTTTCAATTGATCAGCAAAGTCAATCAGACGATCGATACGTATATGCAGCATATGCAGAGCATTACCTATCTGATCAGCTTTGATCCGAATGTGGATTCTTTTATGAATGGCAGAACCGAAGCCCAGGCGCAGGCAGACAAACCGCCTGCCGGATCGGGTTCTTTTTCGCCGAAAGATACTAAGCTGTCGCTGTCAAAAGAACAGCAAACGACTTCTCGTCCGTCAGCGAATATCGCTGCATCAGCCGGTGATGACCTCAGCAGCAGTGAACTGGCCGGAACAGCGGGTAATGGCACGCTATCCGGTACATCCATTTATCAGATTCGCCAGTTTCTCCAGGGGTTCACGACCGTTTACCCGGAGATTGCAGGTATTCTGGTCGTGAACAGCCGGGGAGAATATATCAGCAATGAAATGTATGCCCGTTCACCGGAGAGCCTTACCCATGAACAGTGGTATCGGCAGGCGGTAGAGCATCAGGGTATATTTACTATTGTCGGGCATCCTGCTGGTCGCAATGCAACGAATCATACCAATTACCGGGACAGTGAAGTGATCTCGGTCGCCCGTTCGCTCAATGATCCGAAGACCGGAGAAGTCCGGGGTGTCGTACTGATCGATCTCAAGCTGCGGGTAATCGCCCAGGCGGCCAAAGACGTGACACTCGGCAAAACCGGCTATCTGATGGTTACCGATTCGCGGGGACGGCAGATCTATGCACCGGAGGGTCCTTTTCAGCAGACGGTTCCGGCCAAGCTGGCTGCGGCACTGGCTGGTGGCCAACAAAATGTATTTACCGAAGAAATTCAGGGTCAGCAGCTGCAGTTTGTGTATACCACTTCCAGTTATACAGGATGGAAAACCGTAGGTGTGTTCCGGTTCAGCGAATCGGTCGCCGAAGCAAGAACAATCCGTTTTTATGTAGTTATTTTCCTGTTCTTTGTCTGCCTGTTCGGCTTGACCGCTTCGTATGGATTGTCCCGATCTATTTCCCAGCCGATCTACCGTCTGTCCTCGCTGATGCAAAAAGCGGAAGCCGGCGATATGACTACACGCTATATGAGCAGCCGCCGCGATGAAGTAGGGATGCTCGGACGCAGCTTTAACCGGATGATCAATGAAATACGCAATCTGATCCAGCTCAACAAGCAGCAGGAACAGCAGAAAAGGGAAGCGGAACTGCGCAGTCTGCAGGCGCATATTCGTCCCCACTTTCTATACAATACACTGGATACGATTCAGTGGATGGCTCGCCGCAAAGGTGCGGAAGACATCTCCGGCATGATCGATTCGCTATCCAAGCTGTTCCGGATCGGGCTCAGCCGGGGGAGTGATATTATTACCCTGTCGGAAGAAGAGCAGCATGTACGCAGCTATTTGCAAATACAGGAGACCCGTTACCGGGATCGACTCAATTACCAACTGGAAGTAGATGAGTCGATCCGCAATGTATATGTGATCAAGCTGCTGCTGCAGCCGATTGTGGAAAACGCTATTTATCACGGGATCAAGGCGCGGCGCGGTCCCGGAACGATCCATATCCGGGCCGAACAGCAGGAAGATAAACTGATTTATACCGTTGAGGATGATGGTGCCGGAATCAGTGAGGAACGTCTGAGCTGGCTGCGCAAACAGCTGGAGCATCCACTGGAAGTGATCGGGAGCCAGGGACCGGAGCCGGCAGGCAGTTATGGTCTGCTCAATATTCAGGCACGGATCCATCTGGCTTATGGTACACGCTATGGGCTGACGATGGATCACCGTGCAGGCGGCGGCACGATTGTACGGGTTACCCAGCCGCTGCTGTGGCAGTTCCCCACATCCTTAATTCGCCAGGGAGATGAAGAAGAATGA
- a CDS encoding response regulator translates to MSTLLNVMIADDEPIIREGIRDAVDWSSLGMIVAAEAEDGEEALEIALRQDIDILLVDMNMPFMNGISLMKRLREERPGCRFVIITGHDEFSYAQEAIRLGVKDYILKPVDPVHLQEVLDHIRTELNGDQQQEEYLKLATDQIQRNIPLLREQFCLEWLNGRLREEEIRRQQEFLGLPAAQPAALTLIRWSGQAEGRPPLKEQDKQLLLFAIGNIAAELLSHIPLVICREGSGTIVLFLWEIPAAHMEERIIAAVRDHISLHVQVWTQPVTHEGELKDIQPSELLHETYRQLKREWKEHSGLSPLVRRARSYIMEHYADPQLTLEQLADALQVSSTYLSRVMKKELGQSFIHVLVQARIQRAVQLLEESDRSILEVAEEVGYESQHYFSTAFKKVMGVSPNRYRRDASSG, encoded by the coding sequence ATGAGTACATTGCTGAATGTAATGATCGCCGATGACGAACCGATTATTCGCGAAGGTATCCGCGATGCGGTCGACTGGAGCAGTCTGGGTATGATTGTGGCGGCAGAAGCAGAAGATGGCGAAGAAGCACTGGAGATTGCACTGCGGCAGGATATTGATATTCTGCTTGTGGATATGAATATGCCATTCATGAATGGGATCTCACTGATGAAGCGGCTGCGTGAGGAACGTCCGGGCTGCCGGTTCGTCATCATTACCGGTCACGACGAGTTTAGCTATGCCCAGGAAGCGATTCGGCTGGGGGTCAAGGATTATATACTCAAGCCGGTTGATCCGGTGCATCTGCAGGAAGTGTTGGATCATATCCGTACCGAGCTTAATGGCGATCAGCAGCAGGAGGAATACCTCAAGCTGGCTACCGATCAGATTCAGCGCAATATTCCGCTGCTGCGCGAGCAGTTCTGTCTGGAATGGCTAAATGGGCGTCTGCGGGAAGAAGAAATCCGGCGTCAGCAGGAATTTCTTGGGCTGCCAGCAGCCCAGCCTGCGGCTCTGACATTGATTCGCTGGTCGGGACAGGCCGAAGGACGTCCGCCGCTCAAAGAACAGGACAAGCAGCTGCTGTTGTTTGCGATCGGCAATATTGCTGCCGAGTTATTGTCCCATATTCCACTCGTGATCTGCCGCGAGGGTTCCGGTACGATCGTCCTGTTCCTCTGGGAAATACCGGCTGCCCATATGGAAGAACGTATTATCGCTGCAGTCCGCGACCATATCAGTCTGCATGTGCAGGTCTGGACGCAACCGGTCACTCATGAAGGAGAACTCAAAGATATACAGCCGTCCGAGCTGCTGCATGAGACATACCGCCAGCTCAAACGCGAATGGAAGGAACATTCCGGTCTTTCTCCGCTTGTACGGCGGGCGCGCAGCTATATTATGGAGCATTATGCCGATCCGCAGCTGACGCTCGAGCAGCTGGCGGATGCTCTGCAAGTATCCTCCACTTACCTCAGTCGGGTCATGAAAAAGGAGTTGGGTCAGTCTTTTATCCATGTACTGGTACAGGCGCGAATTCAGCGGGCTGTACAGCTGCTGGAAGAAAGCGACCGTTCGATTCTGGAAGTGGCGGAGGAAGTTGGGTATGAATCCCAGCATTATTTCAGTACGGCCTTCAAAAAAGTCATGGGTGTCTCACCAAACCGTTACCGCCGTGATGCTTCATCTGGCTGA
- a CDS encoding Na+/H+ antiporter subunit A, with protein sequence MDLGVLTRVYLLHAAILAPFVLAALVPAIRKGTKKIHTGWIVLVLPVLLFVNFLRYLPVVRNDVTETFSLPWIPSLGIDFTVYLDGLGLLFALLITGIGALVVLYSIYYLDPEQEAIHRFYLYLLLFMGAMLGIVLSDNMIVLYTFWELTSISSFLLIAFWYERDRSRYGALKSMLITVLGGFAMLAGFVVLHSMTGTWSIRETIAMVAEVQGHPLFLLAMILILLGAFTKSAQFPFHIWLPDAMEAPTPVSAYLHSATMVKAGIYLVARFSPVFAGEAEWFWIVSLVGIITMCYGSILAVKQTDLKALLAYSTISQLGLIMSLFGAGSAAVYYGYGEESMIYAAATTAAIFHLINHATFKGALFMVAGIVDHETGTRDIRRLGGLISLMPISFTVACISGFSMAGVPPFNGYLSKEMFLEAMVELTHLHIFELGTWGILFPILAFLGSVFTFVYSMILIFKTFRGPLQKDKLGITPHEAPAGMLISPMILAICVVAIGLFPNMLSYSIIEPAMRSVLPSLVAPGEHFDVHISFWHGFTPALFMTIGVIGLGTVLYLLLNRWKGVYAMYPEKLTWNHLYDSLLRYGEKASRALTDAYMNRSARNYLVYIFGFMVIVLGAALWRADVLSLITPDTAPVNIYEIVLIVLLVISAVAVPFARQRLIAVIMTGAVGYLVTLFFVLFRAPDLALTQMIIETVSVVLFLLCFYHMPELRREVNTQRYRSLNIVIAISVGVIVTLISLSASGSSNFESIADYFVKNSHDLGGGDNVVNVILVDFRGFDTMLEITVLGIASLGIYSMIQLQLQGRDAGARILYLHRKVTLAPKVPIGRTRKETVTVAKNMKQFKSNDVILETSTKVIVFIILTFALYLFFAGHNNPGGGFVGGLMAASALVLLALAFNAETVRRVLPLDYRDIMATGLSVAYLTAIGSFVFGAPFLSHAFGYFDIPFLGKTELATALIFDLGVFLTVLGVTMTIILQIGEDR encoded by the coding sequence ATGGATTTGGGGGTGCTTACAAGAGTGTATTTACTGCATGCTGCTATTCTGGCTCCATTTGTGCTGGCTGCGCTGGTACCAGCGATTCGGAAAGGTACCAAAAAGATACATACCGGCTGGATTGTACTTGTATTGCCGGTGCTGCTGTTTGTGAATTTTCTGCGGTATCTTCCGGTTGTACGCAATGATGTAACCGAGACGTTTTCACTGCCGTGGATACCTTCGCTGGGCATTGACTTTACCGTCTATCTGGATGGACTGGGGTTATTGTTTGCCCTGCTGATTACAGGGATCGGTGCGCTGGTCGTGCTGTATTCCATCTATTATCTGGACCCGGAACAGGAAGCGATTCACCGATTCTACCTGTATCTGCTGCTGTTTATGGGAGCGATGCTGGGGATTGTGCTGTCGGATAACATGATAGTGCTCTATACGTTCTGGGAGCTGACGAGTATCTCATCGTTCCTGTTGATTGCTTTCTGGTATGAACGGGATCGTTCACGTTACGGGGCGCTAAAGTCCATGCTGATTACAGTACTCGGCGGCTTTGCGATGCTGGCCGGATTTGTTGTACTGCATAGTATGACCGGCACATGGAGTATTCGCGAGACGATTGCCATGGTAGCAGAGGTACAGGGACATCCGCTGTTCCTGCTGGCAATGATTTTGATTTTGCTGGGGGCTTTTACCAAGTCGGCCCAGTTTCCTTTTCATATCTGGCTGCCGGATGCGATGGAAGCACCGACACCGGTCAGTGCCTATCTGCACTCGGCGACAATGGTCAAGGCAGGCATCTATCTGGTTGCCCGCTTCAGTCCGGTATTTGCCGGCGAGGCGGAATGGTTCTGGATCGTCTCGCTGGTCGGTATCATTACGATGTGCTACGGATCGATCCTGGCAGTAAAACAGACCGATCTCAAAGCGCTGCTGGCTTACTCAACGATCTCGCAGCTCGGTCTGATCATGTCGCTGTTCGGCGCAGGATCGGCAGCCGTGTATTACGGATATGGCGAAGAGTCGATGATCTATGCGGCAGCAACAACAGCTGCTATTTTCCATCTGATCAATCATGCGACCTTCAAAGGCGCGTTATTTATGGTTGCCGGGATTGTCGACCATGAGACAGGTACAAGGGATATCCGCCGGCTGGGCGGTCTGATTTCACTGATGCCGATCAGCTTTACCGTTGCCTGTATCAGCGGATTCTCGATGGCAGGTGTACCGCCATTTAATGGCTACCTGAGCAAGGAAATGTTCCTCGAAGCGATGGTGGAACTGACCCATCTGCATATCTTCGAACTGGGTACATGGGGCATACTGTTCCCGATCCTCGCTTTCCTGGGAAGTGTATTTACATTTGTATACAGCATGATTCTGATCTTCAAAACATTCCGCGGACCGCTGCAAAAAGACAAGCTGGGTATAACACCGCATGAAGCACCGGCAGGTATGCTGATTTCTCCGATGATCCTGGCGATCTGTGTGGTAGCGATCGGCTTGTTCCCGAATATGCTGTCCTACAGCATCATCGAGCCAGCGATGAGGTCGGTACTGCCTTCGCTGGTAGCGCCGGGAGAACATTTTGATGTGCATATCTCGTTCTGGCACGGATTCACCCCGGCTTTGTTTATGACGATTGGGGTCATCGGACTGGGAACCGTACTGTATCTGCTGCTGAATCGGTGGAAAGGTGTCTATGCGATGTATCCGGAAAAGCTAACCTGGAATCATCTGTATGACAGCCTGCTGCGTTATGGAGAGAAAGCTTCCCGTGCGCTGACGGATGCCTATATGAACCGCTCCGCCCGCAATTATCTGGTCTATATTTTTGGATTTATGGTTATTGTGCTCGGTGCGGCGTTATGGCGAGCGGATGTATTGTCGCTTATAACGCCGGATACGGCACCCGTCAATATTTATGAAATTGTGCTGATTGTTCTGCTGGTTATCTCGGCGGTAGCGGTTCCTTTTGCCCGCCAGCGCCTGATAGCGGTTATTATGACCGGTGCAGTCGGCTATCTGGTTACTTTGTTCTTCGTGCTGTTCCGCGCTCCGGATCTGGCTCTGACACAGATGATTATCGAGACGGTATCGGTTGTACTTTTCTTGCTCTGCTTTTACCATATGCCGGAGCTGCGTCGCGAAGTCAATACACAACGATACCGTTCGCTGAATATCGTGATTGCTATCAGCGTGGGTGTGATTGTAACGCTGATCTCGCTCAGCGCAAGCGGCAGCAGCAACTTTGAGAGCATTGCCGACTACTTTGTGAAGAACAGTCATGATCTGGGCGGCGGCGATAATGTGGTCAATGTCATTCTGGTGGATTTCCGTGGATTTGATACGATGCTGGAAATTACCGTACTCGGTATTGCATCCTTGGGGATCTATTCCATGATCCAGCTTCAATTGCAGGGCAGGGATGCAGGAGCACGCATTCTGTATCTGCACCGCAAAGTAACGCTTGCTCCCAAAGTTCCGATTGGACGTACACGTAAAGAAACCGTCACAGTCGCCAAAAATATGAAGCAGTTCAAGAGCAACGATGTCATTTTGGAGACGAGTACCAAGGTTATCGTCTTTATTATCCTGACGTTTGCTTTGTATCTGTTCTTTGCCGGACATAATAATCCGGGTGGAGGATTCGTCGGTGGTCTGATGGCGGCCTCGGCACTGGTACTGCTTGCACTGGCTTTTAACGCGGAGACAGTAAGACGGGTACTACCGCTGGATTACCGGGATATTATGGCGACCGGATTGTCGGTAGCTTACCTGACAGCGATAGGATCATTCGTATTTGGAGCGCCTTTCCTGAGTCACGCATTTGGTTATTTTGATATTCCGTTCCTCGGAAAAACCGAACTTGCCACAGCGCTGATCTTTGACCTGGGTGTGTTCCTGACGGTACTGGGTGTCACGATGACGATCATTTTACAGATAGGAGAGGATCGCTGA
- a CDS encoding Na(+)/H(+) antiporter subunit C: protein MEVWMSIAIGILFAVAVYLILSRSLLRIILGTSILTHGVHLLLLTMSRLKTGAPPLLGEESGTYVDPLPQALILTSIVINFGVTAFFFVLAYRSYIRLKTDDMEEVKRKGGQ, encoded by the coding sequence ATGGAAGTATGGATGTCTATCGCTATCGGTATACTGTTCGCTGTAGCCGTGTATCTGATTCTGTCCCGCAGTCTGCTGCGGATTATTCTCGGCACATCGATCCTGACGCACGGGGTGCATCTGCTGCTGCTGACCATGTCGCGGCTGAAAACCGGGGCACCTCCGCTTTTGGGAGAGGAATCCGGGACATATGTTGATCCGCTGCCACAGGCTCTGATATTAACCTCCATCGTGATTAACTTTGGAGTCACTGCATTTTTCTTTGTACTGGCGTATCGTTCCTATATACGTCTGAAGACAGACGATATGGAGGAGGTGAAGCGCAAAGGTGGCCAATAA
- a CDS encoding Na+/H+ antiporter subunit D has translation MANNLLIFPLLIPLVAAVIQIFCRNHMVVQRIVGAIAVLANIGIAVWLVATVKMHGIQLLPMGGWAAPYGIVFVADMFAALLVLTTSILGAVCLFYAFASIGEEREKYHFYPFFQFLLVGVYGSFLTGDLFNLFVCFEVMLISSYALIVLGGTRIQLRETLKYILINIISSSFFVASLAYLYGSTGTLNMAHLSQRVAEVGQTGILSVIAFLFLIVFSLKAGMFLFFWLPGSYAAPPSVITAIFAGLLTKVGLYAILRTFTLIFYHDTGFLYTLIGWMGIATMILGVIGAVAYRDVNKILVYNVVAGVGLIGFGLATANTAGIEGAIFYMLHDMILKALLFLLAGIMIGAAGTSKLTQMSGLIKRIPATGWMLFVAGLALAGVPPLSGFAGKLLIVQGGMERGWYAMTLISLAASLLMLYSIMRIFMLGFWGKDRPLADERKELSDDIYHEWASEEGHPDLLPDDREHLLDYRWSMFHPKRLVGAASVLFVLVIVIGLGSGWVYTYVAEAASVLSDPSVYIQAVLGGGK, from the coding sequence GTGGCCAATAACCTGTTGATTTTCCCGCTGCTGATTCCACTGGTGGCAGCAGTGATCCAGATTTTCTGCCGAAATCATATGGTCGTTCAGCGTATTGTTGGAGCGATTGCCGTGCTGGCGAATATTGGAATTGCCGTCTGGCTGGTTGCTACGGTGAAGATGCACGGTATCCAGCTGCTGCCGATGGGCGGATGGGCGGCTCCTTACGGAATCGTCTTTGTGGCAGATATGTTCGCTGCGCTGCTCGTGTTGACGACTTCGATTCTCGGCGCGGTATGTTTGTTTTATGCCTTTGCCAGTATAGGAGAGGAACGGGAAAAGTATCATTTTTATCCGTTCTTCCAGTTTCTGCTGGTCGGTGTGTACGGATCGTTCCTCACGGGCGATTTGTTCAACCTGTTTGTCTGCTTTGAGGTGATGCTGATCTCCTCGTATGCGCTGATTGTGCTGGGAGGCACACGCATACAGCTGCGGGAGACGCTCAAATATATTCTGATCAATATTATTTCTTCTTCGTTCTTTGTCGCTTCGCTGGCTTATCTGTACGGATCAACCGGTACACTGAATATGGCGCATCTGTCCCAGCGGGTAGCAGAGGTCGGACAGACCGGTATTCTGAGTGTAATCGCCTTTTTGTTCCTGATTGTATTCAGTCTCAAAGCAGGGATGTTCCTGTTTTTCTGGCTGCCGGGCTCGTATGCGGCGCCACCGTCGGTGATTACGGCTATTTTCGCCGGATTGCTGACCAAAGTAGGGCTGTATGCTATTTTGCGTACCTTTACACTGATTTTCTATCATGATACCGGGTTTCTCTATACGCTGATCGGCTGGATGGGTATTGCGACGATGATTCTCGGTGTGATCGGAGCGGTAGCCTACCGGGATGTGAACAAGATTCTGGTCTACAATGTCGTGGCTGGTGTAGGATTGATCGGATTTGGTCTGGCGACAGCCAATACAGCAGGGATCGAAGGTGCGATTTTCTATATGCTGCATGATATGATCCTCAAAGCACTGCTGTTCCTGCTGGCCGGTATTATGATCGGTGCAGCTGGTACATCGAAGCTGACCCAGATGAGCGGACTAATCAAGCGAATTCCGGCTACCGGCTGGATGCTGTTCGTAGCCGGACTGGCGCTGGCGGGTGTACCGCCGCTGAGTGGGTTTGCCGGCAAACTGCTGATTGTACAGGGCGGTATGGAGCGCGGCTGGTATGCGATGACCCTGATCAGCCTGGCAGCCAGTCTGCTGATGCTGTACTCGATTATGCGAATCTTTATGCTGGGCTTCTGGGGCAAGGATCGTCCGCTGGCTGATGAACGCAAAGAGCTGTCGGATGATATTTACCATGAGTGGGCATCAGAAGAAGGGCATCCCGATCTGCTGCCCGATGACCGTGAACATCTGCTGGATTACCGCTGGTCGATGTTCCACCCCAAACGGCTGGTCGGTGCGGCTTCGGTATTGTTTGTTCTTGTTATAGTGATCGGACTGGGCTCCGGATGGGTGTATACGTATGTAGCGGAAGCGGCTTCGGTGCTGTCCGACCCGTCTGTTTATATTCAGGCTGTGCTGGGAGGCGGTAAATAA
- a CDS encoding Na+/H+ antiporter subunit E, producing MAFQIILNLLIALVWMSLNTTWNPLNFVIGYIIGLLLIFAFKRFFPHDFYGHKLWAIFKLILLFFSELIKSSIVVLRHIVSPRLNINPGILTHHTDLTSDWELTLLSTLVTLTPGTVLIEVSREQHLVYIHAIDIQDENKMSEDIRNTFEKAIKEVTR from the coding sequence ATGGCCTTTCAAATCATACTGAATCTACTCATTGCATTGGTCTGGATGTCGCTGAATACGACCTGGAATCCGCTGAATTTTGTGATTGGTTATATTATCGGGCTGCTGCTCATTTTCGCTTTTAAGCGGTTTTTCCCACATGATTTTTATGGTCATAAATTATGGGCAATCTTTAAGCTAATCCTGCTATTTTTCTCGGAATTGATCAAATCGAGTATTGTGGTGCTGCGGCATATTGTCTCGCCACGGCTGAATATCAATCCAGGTATTCTGACACATCATACCGATCTGACATCCGACTGGGAGCTGACACTGCTTTCTACGCTCGTTACGCTGACGCCGGGTACTGTGTTGATAGAGGTATCGAGGGAGCAGCATCTGGTCTATATTCATGCGATTGATATTCAGGACGAGAACAAGATGTCCGAAGATATCCGCAATACATTTGAAAAAGCGATCAAGGAGGTGACGCGATAA
- a CDS encoding Na(+)/H(+) antiporter subunit F1: protein MLQISMFIALILLTLAVAGCMYRVLRGPSMADRITALDTVGVNIIAIIVVLSMMLDTQAYLEVMLLVGILAFLGTVAFAKYIERGVVIEHEQEDRDDIDDSDDR from the coding sequence ATGCTGCAGATCTCCATGTTTATCGCGCTGATCCTCCTGACGCTGGCGGTTGCAGGGTGTATGTATCGCGTACTGCGCGGCCCGTCTATGGCAGACCGCATCACGGCATTGGATACGGTCGGGGTAAATATTATTGCGATTATTGTCGTGCTGTCGATGATGCTGGATACGCAGGCTTATCTGGAAGTCATGCTGCTGGTCGGTATTCTCGCATTTCTTGGTACGGTTGCTTTTGCCAAATATATTGAACGAGGGGTGGTGATCGAACATGAACAAGAAGACCGAGATGATATCGATGATTCAGATGATCGGTGA
- the mnhG gene encoding monovalent cation/H(+) antiporter subunit G, producing the protein MNKKTEMISMIQMIGEPIIAILIVIGAVLSVLSAFGIIRFPDVYLRAHAATKSATLGVLCVLLGGFLFFWVFDGYPSMRILLGIVFVFITAPVAGHLNARAAYRTGVPLWKLAKDELKPALKKKGIDREKAEKEPLN; encoded by the coding sequence ATGAACAAGAAGACCGAGATGATATCGATGATTCAGATGATCGGTGAGCCGATTATTGCGATTTTGATCGTTATCGGAGCAGTACTTAGTGTACTGAGTGCATTTGGTATTATCCGTTTCCCCGATGTGTATCTGCGCGCCCACGCAGCGACCAAGAGTGCGACCTTGGGCGTTCTATGTGTACTGCTGGGCGGTTTCTTGTTCTTCTGGGTCTTTGACGGATATCCGAGTATGCGGATTCTGCTCGGTATTGTGTTCGTGTTCATCACTGCTCCGGTAGCCGGACATCTGAATGCTAGGGCTGCTTATCGCACAGGTGTACCGCTGTGGAAGCTGGCCAAGGATGAATTAAAGCCTGCCCTCAAAAAGAAAGGCATCGACCGGGAAAAAGCAGAAAAAGAACCGCTCAATTAG